In the genome of Croceimicrobium hydrocarbonivorans, one region contains:
- a CDS encoding isoaspartyl peptidase/L-asparaginase family protein produces MKGSHLLTCLALILSSWASAQQYSIIIHGGAGNGLKPENYTEVQKAAFHAGLNRALAVGDSALNAGTAGPEVVSLVLQVLENDTLFNAGRGAVLTYEGKASMDASIMDGASGEAGAVAGISCIKNPITAALAVLRYSDHVLLSGSGADDFAQLHGGICVDPNYFLINSNLKVLRKIRGDQGALDSLIDHKMGTVGCVVRDREGNIAAGTSTGGLMAKKYGRIGDSPIIGAGTYADNASVGVSCTGHGEYFIRNVIAYQLAARYLYLKEGGQEAADYMIHDLLSGQKAFGGLIGIDAKGEFFYAFNTVGMLRGFKREGEAAQTYIFDLQER; encoded by the coding sequence ATGAAGGGAAGCCATTTACTAACCTGCCTCGCATTAATTCTTAGCAGCTGGGCATCAGCGCAGCAATATTCCATCATCATACACGGAGGTGCCGGAAACGGCCTCAAACCCGAAAACTACACTGAAGTCCAAAAAGCAGCCTTTCATGCGGGATTAAACCGCGCATTGGCAGTTGGCGACTCAGCCTTAAATGCGGGCACTGCCGGACCAGAAGTCGTTAGCCTGGTTTTACAGGTTTTAGAAAATGACACTTTATTTAATGCCGGTCGTGGAGCGGTATTAACCTACGAGGGCAAAGCCTCCATGGATGCCTCTATTATGGATGGCGCCAGCGGAGAAGCCGGAGCAGTTGCGGGTATCTCTTGCATTAAAAATCCCATCACTGCAGCCTTGGCGGTTTTGCGCTATTCGGATCATGTATTATTAAGTGGCTCGGGGGCCGATGATTTTGCGCAACTCCATGGAGGAATTTGCGTAGATCCGAATTACTTTCTTATTAATAGTAATCTTAAAGTACTCCGCAAAATTCGTGGTGATCAAGGTGCATTGGATAGCCTCATTGACCATAAAATGGGAACGGTTGGTTGCGTAGTTCGCGATCGTGAGGGAAATATAGCAGCAGGCACTTCCACCGGAGGCTTAATGGCCAAAAAATACGGACGTATTGGCGACTCTCCCATCATTGGCGCCGGCACCTATGCTGATAATGCTTCGGTTGGAGTAAGCTGCACCGGTCATGGCGAGTACTTTATCCGTAATGTGATTGCCTACCAATTAGCCGCCCGTTATTTGTATTTGAAGGAAGGCGGACAGGAAGCGGCGGATTATATGATCCACGATTTACTGAGCGGGCAAAAGGCTTTTGGGGGCTTGATCGGCATTGATGCCAAGGGTGAATTCTTCTATGCCTTTAATACTGTGGGGATGTTACGTGGCTTTAAGCGCGAAGGAGAAGCGGCACAAACCTATATTTTCGATTTACAGGAAAGATAA
- a CDS encoding DUF4178 domain-containing protein yields MSLFKNLFGGKKEDPKPFSRTPMDLDLGYIFEYDMQSWEVMAVYEYDWGDEDFSKEFKVSDGQNTYYLSVEEDDEIEMTWSKKIPLRSIEGPIAQQIEEDERPPETIVYESRTYYLDEESAGYFHEKGSDENAWAEFMVWDYYDKKEEYQLSIEQWGPRSFEASHGKVLKNHEISDILPREQ; encoded by the coding sequence ATGAGCCTATTTAAAAATCTCTTTGGTGGCAAGAAGGAAGATCCCAAGCCCTTTAGCCGCACGCCCATGGACCTGGATCTGGGCTATATCTTCGAGTACGATATGCAATCTTGGGAAGTAATGGCAGTCTACGAATACGACTGGGGTGATGAGGATTTCAGTAAGGAATTCAAGGTTAGTGACGGTCAAAACACCTATTACTTATCGGTAGAAGAAGATGATGAAATTGAAATGACCTGGTCAAAGAAAATCCCTCTACGCTCTATCGAAGGCCCTATCGCCCAGCAGATTGAAGAGGATGAACGTCCGCCCGAAACCATCGTTTACGAATCGCGCACCTATTATCTAGATGAAGAAAGTGCCGGTTATTTCCACGAAAAAGGCAGCGATGAAAATGCCTGGGCCGAATTTATGGTTTGGGATTATTACGATAAGAAAGAAGAATATCAACTCAGCATCGAACAATGGGGACCACGTTCCTTTGAAGCTTCCCACGGCAAGGTGCTGAAGAACCACGAGATATCCGACATTTTACCTCGAGAACAATGA
- a CDS encoding tetratricopeptide repeat protein translates to MKTAYRLLLVAFLAPISIYAQSEDWHFNSVDTIYAGIAMHDRESYDSAIAMFDQIHPGDTNYAFAQYEKTLSLMEAERYEEALTNARKGLAMNSRFNIEFTTAIGNSLDEMGKTEAAKAAYDSAIAIYPASTQLLYNRAVMHINKERYEEGIADLKRAIEISPFHASSHFQLAKLAMNNGNHTQALLSLGYYFIAEPASGRTNAILQYFNSSLSEKTEFEPIDYDFDPEKTYAKSDRLIKSYAALRDAYEIDSDCDFPLMKQMHLAISQSVKLNNKTDFWAMYYLPYYKALMEEELFEPYSQLLSVNIETDYYQSIVNKNIDEIKELINWNAGFLRDYHGLHPKGYVDGAEKVLYYFHNGIDGLSAAGKPDAHGNPTGEFEFYYSTGEVSSRGALNAEGEKIGDFIAFHENGEVSRRVSYENGILDGSSKEYYESGAPYIFAEFKQGELDGPATMHYTHGTKHRVFNFKDGKPVDTLYVYYKNGQLSAKIPQKNGDGNGLATYYHEDGSLLSKINLVNDTRTGASEFYFPNGQLDVKVVYNEDGNYNGPYESYHTNGLLHEKGEYVDGNKIGNWQSFNAEGKLVREESFDERGKKTGTQTYYDSKGRKTEMFRYKKEEIVYYECYDINGQVQASAEDKRGELDYKEYDLYGSPQTQGIFDETHRIGTWSEFDLYGNLNAKIQYNEEGDYHGDYKNYHSGNESISSVYPYRNDTLHGPYKRYYLNGQISDEGIYYEGDRQGLSTLYHPNGNKMGEIFYVDGQQNGPRAYFDPTGQIEHIDYYKMGTIVKMEAYKDGKLVYTADVHKPMDPLSLNYPNGQMRFMINRTGSHFQGKAQWFYGNGKVETEGMYVDGERDGKWTFYYPNGQIQSTGMYHLGTRVGEWKDFWPNGQYQESFHYLSGEIHGPNVEYNQEGIRTDSITYVLGKIDGDRYFYSETGELQHIRVYDLGRIIGWRKLNADGSIGDFVAIKQGTGKVKALYPNGKTAMEYEIKKGEFQESPYHTYYSSGQLESEIPHKAGEDHGTTRYYYANGQVQREYQSDMGFKDGTEKRYHPNGKIAYEAQWMAGDKHGKVIEYDEEGNVIAEYLYVANHLYE, encoded by the coding sequence TTGAAAACTGCTTATCGCTTGCTTTTGGTGGCATTTCTTGCCCCAATAAGCATCTATGCCCAATCAGAAGACTGGCATTTCAACTCTGTAGACACCATTTACGCTGGCATCGCCATGCACGATCGCGAATCCTACGACAGTGCCATTGCTATGTTTGATCAGATTCATCCTGGCGATACCAATTACGCTTTTGCTCAATATGAGAAAACCTTAAGCTTAATGGAGGCCGAGCGCTATGAAGAGGCACTCACTAATGCCCGTAAAGGCTTGGCTATGAACAGCCGTTTCAATATTGAATTTACCACGGCCATCGGCAATAGCTTGGATGAAATGGGAAAAACCGAGGCGGCCAAGGCGGCTTACGACAGTGCTATCGCTATTTACCCTGCCAGCACGCAATTGCTCTATAATCGGGCGGTGATGCACATCAACAAAGAACGCTATGAAGAGGGTATTGCCGATTTAAAACGCGCCATCGAGATTAGTCCTTTCCATGCATCTTCACATTTTCAGTTGGCAAAATTGGCCATGAACAATGGCAACCACACCCAGGCCCTACTCTCCTTAGGCTACTATTTTATTGCCGAGCCTGCCAGTGGTCGTACCAATGCCATCTTGCAGTATTTCAATTCTTCCCTTTCCGAGAAAACTGAATTTGAACCGATTGATTACGATTTCGACCCAGAGAAAACCTATGCTAAAAGCGATCGCCTCATCAAGAGCTATGCGGCATTGCGCGATGCCTATGAAATTGATTCGGATTGTGATTTCCCTTTAATGAAGCAAATGCATCTGGCCATTAGCCAATCGGTGAAGCTCAATAATAAAACCGATTTCTGGGCCATGTACTATCTCCCCTATTACAAAGCCCTAATGGAGGAAGAACTTTTTGAGCCCTATAGTCAACTATTATCGGTAAACATCGAAACCGACTACTACCAAAGTATCGTAAACAAGAATATCGACGAAATCAAGGAATTGATTAATTGGAATGCCGGTTTCTTACGTGATTACCATGGCTTGCATCCAAAGGGATATGTTGATGGAGCTGAGAAAGTGCTTTACTATTTCCATAATGGTATCGATGGACTAAGCGCTGCCGGGAAGCCCGATGCCCATGGCAATCCTACAGGTGAATTTGAATTTTACTACAGCACTGGTGAAGTGAGCAGCCGAGGGGCATTAAATGCCGAAGGTGAAAAAATCGGCGACTTTATTGCTTTTCATGAAAATGGCGAAGTGAGTCGTCGAGTGAGCTATGAAAATGGAATTCTTGATGGCTCTAGTAAGGAGTATTATGAGAGTGGTGCTCCCTATATATTCGCGGAATTTAAACAGGGGGAACTTGATGGCCCTGCAACCATGCACTATACCCATGGCACCAAACATCGAGTTTTCAACTTCAAAGATGGAAAGCCCGTAGACACTTTATACGTCTACTATAAGAATGGGCAATTGTCAGCTAAAATCCCTCAAAAGAATGGCGACGGCAATGGCCTGGCTACCTATTATCATGAGGATGGTAGTTTGCTTTCCAAAATCAATTTGGTAAATGATACCCGCACCGGAGCTTCAGAGTTCTACTTCCCTAATGGTCAGTTAGATGTGAAAGTAGTTTACAATGAAGATGGAAATTATAATGGACCTTATGAATCCTACCATACCAATGGCCTATTACATGAAAAAGGTGAATACGTAGACGGAAATAAAATTGGCAATTGGCAAAGCTTTAATGCCGAAGGCAAACTGGTTCGCGAGGAAAGCTTTGATGAGCGCGGCAAGAAAACCGGTACCCAAACTTATTACGATTCAAAAGGTCGTAAAACGGAAATGTTCCGCTACAAAAAAGAAGAAATCGTGTACTACGAATGCTACGATATCAATGGCCAAGTTCAGGCTTCGGCCGAGGATAAACGTGGCGAGTTGGATTATAAAGAATACGACCTATACGGTAGCCCACAAACTCAGGGTATTTTTGACGAAACCCATCGGATTGGCACCTGGAGTGAATTTGATTTATACGGTAACCTCAACGCTAAAATTCAGTACAATGAGGAAGGAGACTACCATGGCGACTACAAAAACTACCATAGCGGCAATGAGTCCATTTCATCGGTTTACCCCTACCGCAACGACACTTTACACGGACCATACAAGCGCTATTATCTCAACGGCCAGATTAGCGATGAAGGCATTTACTACGAAGGCGATCGTCAAGGTTTATCCACCCTATACCACCCAAATGGAAACAAAATGGGTGAGATTTTTTATGTAGATGGACAGCAAAACGGACCTCGAGCCTATTTCGACCCTACCGGCCAAATTGAGCATATCGACTATTACAAAATGGGCACCATTGTAAAAATGGAAGCCTATAAAGATGGTAAACTGGTTTACACCGCCGATGTACACAAACCTATGGACCCTCTCTCCCTAAATTACCCTAACGGTCAGATGCGTTTTATGATTAATCGCACCGGCAGCCATTTTCAAGGCAAAGCTCAATGGTTCTATGGTAATGGCAAGGTGGAAACCGAAGGGATGTATGTAGATGGCGAGAGAGACGGAAAGTGGACCTTTTACTATCCCAATGGTCAGATTCAAAGTACTGGAATGTATCATTTAGGAACGCGAGTTGGAGAATGGAAAGACTTTTGGCCTAATGGTCAGTATCAAGAAAGCTTCCACTACCTCTCAGGTGAAATTCATGGACCTAATGTGGAATACAACCAGGAAGGAATTCGTACCGATAGTATTACTTATGTATTAGGCAAAATTGATGGCGATCGTTATTTCTACAGCGAAACTGGCGAATTGCAGCATATTAGAGTTTATGACCTGGGGCGCATTATAGGCTGGCGCAAGCTAAATGCAGATGGTTCTATTGGTGATTTTGTAGCCATAAAACAAGGCACGGGCAAGGTAAAAGCCCTTTATCCGAATGGCAAAACCGCCATGGAATACGAAATTAAAAAAGGGGAGTTCCAAGAAAGTCCTTACCATACGTATTACAGTTCCGGGCAGCTGGAAAGTGAAATTCCTCATAAAGCAGGCGAAGACCATGGCACCACGCGTTACTACTATGCCAATGGCCAAGTTCAGCGGGAATACCAAAGTGATATGGGCTTTAAGGATGGTACAGAAAAACGCTATCACCCCAATGGTAAAATCGCTTATGAAGCCCAATGGATGGCCGGCGATAAGCATGGAAAAGTTATAGAATATGATGAGGAAGGAAATGTTATCGCAGAGTACTTATACGTTGCAAACCACCTTTATGAATAA
- a CDS encoding polyamine aminopropyltransferase: MKLALFATGLSGIVAEYILSTLATYFIGDSAVQWSLIVSVMLFSMGLGSRISKYLEGNLLIKFIGVEFALSLLVSFSSLIAYSAAGFTDYVGLIIYGMSILIGLLIGLEIPLVIRLNEEFESLKVNIASVMEKDYLGSLVGGLFFAFVGLPILGLTYTPFILGFINLLVAVGLFITVRRELGSKFNARITISSGIIILVMFGGITQAQDIIFFGEQKRYKDKVVFSAQSKYQKIVMTQWKDHYWLYLNGNQQLSTLDEDKYHEALVHPAMKLSHEVQDVLILGGGDGCAAREVLKYPSVKSITVVDLDSMMTGLATRHPILKELNEASFSNPKVKVLNADAFTWLENSNAFFDVIMIDLPDPRSVELNRMYTEEFYRICNLKLRPHGVLITQAGSPYFATKAFKCIDKSMMAAGFETLPLHNHVITLGEWGWVLGQKQDWTQGELKQRARGLRFEDIDTRWLNNEAMLMMSAFGKEIYFEVKDSIEINHIQDPVLYRYYLKGNWDLY; this comes from the coding sequence TTGAAATTAGCCCTGTTCGCCACCGGATTATCCGGAATTGTAGCGGAGTACATTTTATCCACTCTGGCTACTTATTTTATTGGCGATTCGGCGGTGCAATGGTCCCTCATTGTATCGGTGATGCTCTTTTCAATGGGCTTGGGTTCCCGCATCAGTAAATACCTGGAAGGCAATTTGCTGATCAAATTTATTGGAGTGGAATTCGCATTAAGCTTGTTGGTATCCTTCTCCTCCCTCATAGCTTACTCTGCCGCCGGATTTACAGACTATGTAGGCCTAATCATTTATGGGATGAGCATCTTGATCGGCTTATTAATTGGTCTGGAAATCCCCTTGGTGATACGCCTCAATGAAGAGTTTGAAAGCCTGAAGGTGAATATCGCCTCAGTGATGGAAAAGGATTACCTCGGCTCTCTCGTGGGAGGATTATTCTTTGCCTTTGTAGGATTACCCATCTTAGGCCTTACCTATACTCCCTTTATTTTGGGATTCATCAATTTATTGGTTGCGGTGGGATTGTTTATCACCGTAAGGCGTGAATTGGGCTCCAAGTTTAATGCCCGCATCACAATTAGCTCCGGCATTATTATTTTGGTGATGTTTGGCGGAATTACTCAGGCACAGGATATCATTTTTTTTGGGGAGCAAAAACGATATAAGGATAAGGTAGTCTTCTCTGCCCAAAGCAAGTATCAAAAAATAGTAATGACCCAATGGAAGGATCATTACTGGCTTTACCTCAATGGCAATCAGCAATTGAGCACCTTAGATGAAGACAAATACCACGAGGCATTAGTCCACCCAGCCATGAAGCTTAGTCATGAAGTACAGGATGTATTAATCCTTGGTGGTGGCGATGGTTGCGCTGCGCGGGAGGTCTTAAAATACCCCTCGGTAAAAAGTATTACGGTGGTAGATTTAGATTCGATGATGACGGGATTAGCCACGCGACATCCGATCTTGAAAGAACTAAACGAGGCTTCTTTCTCTAACCCTAAAGTGAAGGTATTAAATGCCGATGCCTTTACCTGGCTGGAGAACAGCAATGCTTTTTTTGATGTGATCATGATTGACCTCCCCGATCCGCGATCGGTAGAACTAAATCGCATGTATACAGAGGAGTTTTACCGAATCTGTAATCTGAAGCTACGGCCACATGGCGTATTAATCACTCAGGCGGGCAGTCCTTATTTCGCGACCAAAGCCTTTAAATGCATTGATAAAAGCATGATGGCTGCCGGCTTCGAAACCCTCCCCTTGCATAACCATGTAATTACCTTGGGAGAATGGGGCTGGGTATTGGGTCAAAAGCAAGATTGGACTCAAGGTGAATTAAAACAGCGGGCGCGGGGTTTAAGATTTGAGGATATTGACACCCGTTGGTTAAACAATGAGGCCATGTTGATGATGAGCGCCTTTGGCAAGGAAATTTATTTTGAGGTGAAAGACAGTATTGAGATAAACCACATTCAGGATCCAGTGCTGTATCGCTATTATTTAAAAGGAAATTGGGACTTATATTAA
- a CDS encoding S-adenosylmethionine decarboxylase family protein — protein MEETKIYNFRFWIKLKDEKEISPLLEKMLREAGYGIVGFVEHHFQPQGYTCTWLLSESHCALHTFPEEGRSYVELSGCSEEKSQHFIDATFKLWKDYIRLHDQSKC, from the coding sequence ATGGAAGAAACGAAGATTTACAACTTCCGCTTTTGGATAAAGCTCAAGGATGAAAAGGAAATTAGTCCACTCTTGGAAAAAATGCTCCGAGAGGCTGGTTATGGCATCGTAGGCTTTGTGGAGCACCACTTTCAGCCTCAAGGCTATACCTGCACCTGGCTGTTAAGCGAAAGTCATTGTGCCCTGCATACCTTCCCAGAAGAAGGTCGGTCCTACGTAGAACTCAGCGGATGTTCAGAGGAAAAAAGTCAACACTTTATTGATGCCACTTTTAAGCTTTGGAAAGATTATATTCGCCTACACGACCAATCCAAATGCTAA
- a CDS encoding TraB/GumN family protein produces MKKIFYSLFLSLAFVCQGQAQSSLFWEVESPEGKKSYLYGTYHLLGSDFLDERPKVMEAFKVSKAVVVETVIDSSQLMQLAYLMIMPKSLKAMTDSADYQLLKRELEPLIGTDLAVYDQMKPIVLSTTYAGYLAEELTPDSLNYGGMPLDMYFAAEAKKATIKVIELETMREQFEILFSSQSEEEQLQDLIDVLKEGAPSGDMMSGIIEAYHANDLEALYQSAMEWEDGLSDMEVMIDQRNLNWIEKLEVPLKSGGLFIAVGALHLPGEKGLIQLLEAQGYTFKPIF; encoded by the coding sequence ATGAAAAAAATATTTTACAGCCTATTCCTAAGCCTGGCCTTTGTTTGCCAAGGTCAAGCCCAGTCTTCGCTTTTTTGGGAAGTAGAAAGCCCGGAGGGGAAAAAGTCCTACCTCTATGGGACTTACCATTTATTGGGATCCGATTTTTTAGATGAACGTCCCAAGGTGATGGAAGCTTTTAAAGTATCTAAAGCGGTGGTTGTGGAAACGGTTATTGATAGCTCCCAATTGATGCAATTGGCCTATCTAATGATTATGCCTAAATCGCTGAAGGCAATGACGGATTCGGCAGATTATCAATTATTAAAGCGGGAGTTGGAGCCCTTAATAGGAACGGATTTGGCAGTTTATGACCAGATGAAGCCTATTGTTTTAAGCACCACTTATGCTGGTTACTTGGCGGAAGAGCTAACTCCGGATTCACTGAATTATGGCGGCATGCCTTTAGATATGTACTTCGCTGCTGAGGCCAAGAAAGCCACCATAAAGGTGATTGAGCTGGAGACCATGCGCGAGCAGTTTGAAATACTATTTAGCAGTCAAAGTGAAGAAGAGCAATTGCAAGATCTTATTGATGTGTTGAAGGAGGGCGCACCTTCCGGTGATATGATGTCGGGCATTATTGAAGCCTATCATGCTAATGATTTGGAAGCCCTTTATCAGAGTGCTATGGAGTGGGAAGACGGACTTTCCGATATGGAAGTGATGATCGATCAACGGAATTTGAATTGGATCGAGAAATTGGAAGTGCCCTTGAAAAGTGGAGGCTTGTTTATAGCAGTGGGCGCTTTGCACTTGCCTGGCGAAAAAGGCCTGATCCAATTACTGGAAGCTCAAGGATATACCTTTAAGCCTATCTTTTAA
- a CDS encoding DUF350 domain-containing protein → MTTEILANEWMNDLLLFGIYLASSLILLYLGKWVFKWTKSSIKVREELVEKDNLAFSFAYTGYFAGLLMAVGSAIYGESNGLLIDLEDMAIYGILAIILLNLSSLIIDHINLRRFSIWKEITVDRNAGMGIIEGANYLASGLIIFGAITGESGGLAFGIYTAIAYWALGQILIVIATALYDRLMPYSLHDEIEKDNNAAGVAFAGLIIAVANLIRHGLMGNFESWDQTLLEVAYETGIGLVILPLIRTLVDRILLPGRKLSDEIAAQEKPNVGAGLIEAFGYIGGSVLIIWCI, encoded by the coding sequence ATGACTACAGAGATATTAGCAAACGAATGGATGAACGATCTCCTTCTCTTTGGCATTTATTTGGCAAGTTCCCTAATCCTCCTCTACCTTGGTAAATGGGTCTTTAAGTGGACTAAATCCTCCATTAAAGTTAGAGAAGAACTGGTAGAAAAAGATAACCTCGCTTTTAGCTTTGCTTATACCGGCTATTTCGCAGGTTTACTTATGGCGGTTGGCTCGGCGATTTATGGCGAATCCAACGGACTGTTGATCGACCTCGAAGACATGGCGATTTATGGCATCCTGGCCATTATACTGCTCAACCTTTCCTCCTTGATTATCGACCACATCAATTTGCGTCGCTTTTCGATATGGAAGGAGATTACCGTAGACCGTAATGCCGGCATGGGTATTATCGAAGGAGCTAATTACCTCGCCTCGGGCTTGATCATTTTCGGTGCCATTACTGGCGAAAGTGGCGGCTTGGCCTTCGGGATTTACACCGCTATTGCCTACTGGGCTTTAGGTCAGATCCTGATCGTTATCGCCACCGCACTATACGATCGCTTAATGCCTTATTCCCTCCACGATGAAATCGAAAAGGATAATAATGCTGCTGGTGTGGCTTTCGCCGGATTAATTATCGCGGTAGCCAATTTAATTCGCCACGGCTTAATGGGAAATTTCGAAAGTTGGGATCAAACTCTCTTAGAGGTAGCTTATGAAACCGGAATTGGATTAGTGATATTACCCCTTATCCGCACTTTAGTGGATCGCATTTTACTGCCCGGCCGAAAGCTAAGTGACGAAATTGCCGCTCAAGAAAAACCCAATGTGGGTGCCGGCTTAATTGAGGCCTTTGGCTATATCGGAGGATCCGTACTCATTATTTGGTGCATCTAA
- a CDS encoding DUF481 domain-containing protein → MNTLSILRKVLFFSLLWASLPAQIVNIEQLRFQRDSSRWLFQDDLSFNIFRNTQQVVDFENNFLLRYQRASHRLLLLNSLHFNFTENTDFAQSGFLHFRYVKQLSERWDWELFSQLQSDRPLQIERRILYGLGPRLSIDQKGNFQFFTGHLFMYEDDLERETGIQHFDWRLSSYVSMFYQYKDRVQWSSVTYYQPRLDDWSDWRLSFQNQLAFKLGAHWAFTVSAQLNYDAEPVQAADIPNLTYKIDNGLRIRF, encoded by the coding sequence GTGAATACCCTATCAATATTACGCAAAGTTCTCTTTTTTAGTTTGCTTTGGGCAAGTCTACCGGCGCAGATTGTAAATATTGAGCAATTGCGTTTTCAGCGCGATTCCAGTCGCTGGCTTTTCCAAGACGATTTAAGTTTCAATATCTTTCGGAATACTCAACAGGTAGTTGATTTCGAGAACAATTTCTTGTTACGCTATCAGCGAGCGAGCCATCGTTTACTATTGCTCAATTCTCTACACTTCAATTTTACGGAGAACACCGATTTTGCCCAATCGGGATTTTTGCATTTCCGCTATGTAAAGCAATTATCCGAGCGTTGGGATTGGGAGCTCTTTAGTCAGCTGCAAAGTGACCGACCGCTGCAAATTGAAAGGCGGATCTTATATGGCTTGGGGCCTCGCCTTAGTATTGATCAAAAGGGTAATTTCCAATTTTTCACCGGGCACCTTTTTATGTATGAGGACGATCTGGAAAGGGAGACCGGAATCCAGCATTTCGATTGGCGACTGAGCTCCTATGTGAGTATGTTTTATCAATACAAAGATCGGGTGCAATGGTCCTCCGTAACCTATTATCAACCCCGCTTGGATGATTGGTCGGATTGGCGATTAAGCTTTCAAAATCAATTGGCTTTTAAGCTCGGAGCGCATTGGGCTTTTACGGTAAGCGCGCAGCTTAATTACGATGCCGAACCAGTGCAAGCTGCCGACATTCCTAATCTTACTTATAAGATTGATAATGGGCTTAGGATACGGTTTTAG
- a CDS encoding RNA polymerase sigma factor gives MSDKREQEFVQLLEEHSGIIYKVTRIYAKNQADEQDLRQEVVYQAWRSYPRFKGNSKFSTWLYRVALNTALTHIKKENKEYEGFDNDWQVAPDGDERALLMAHIRTLNDAEKLVIMLHLDGYANDEIALISGISKNHVAVRLHRIKEKLSQAIKNDENEN, from the coding sequence GTGAGCGATAAGCGAGAACAGGAATTTGTTCAATTGCTGGAAGAGCATAGTGGTATCATCTATAAGGTGACACGCATTTATGCCAAGAATCAGGCGGATGAGCAAGATTTACGGCAGGAGGTGGTTTATCAGGCCTGGCGTTCCTATCCTCGCTTTAAGGGGAATTCAAAGTTCTCTACCTGGCTGTACCGGGTGGCCCTCAATACGGCTCTTACTCATATTAAGAAGGAGAATAAGGAGTACGAAGGTTTTGATAATGATTGGCAGGTAGCTCCGGATGGAGATGAGCGAGCCTTGCTGATGGCTCATATTCGGACCCTGAATGATGCCGAGAAATTGGTGATAATGCTTCACCTCGATGGCTATGCAAATGATGAAATCGCTCTGATTTCAGGAATCAGTAAAAATCACGTGGCTGTGCGCTTGCACCGGATTAAGGAAAAGCTGAGCCAGGCGATCAAGAACGACGAAAATGAAAATTGA